A single window of Nitrospiria bacterium DNA harbors:
- a CDS encoding DUF433 domain-containing protein produces the protein MAQSLDRITMDPNVCMGQPTIRGMRITVSFILKLLASGQTNPEILEAHPELETEDLKQAMEYAARLAGEFSRPEPSTKG, from the coding sequence AGCTTGGACCGCATTACGATGGATCCCAACGTCTGTATGGGGCAACCCACGATTCGAGGGATGAGAATTACGGTTTCATTCATCCTGAAGCTGCTGGCCTCGGGCCAGACCAACCCGGAAATTCTCGAAGCCCATCCGGAATTGGAAACGGAGGATTTGAAACAGGCCATGGAGTATGCGGCCCGGCTTGCGGGGGAATTTAGTCGGCCGGAGCCTTCCACTAAAGGCTGA
- a CDS encoding DUF5615 family PIN-like protein → MKLVADLHISPKTVHALRKSGFAISGVTDHLPPTSTDRQIIELAERLQASIVTQELDFSRLIAESGKTFPSILSLRLGDVSHRRVTDVLMRLLPTVEKDLEEGADISVDEVGVRIRMLPIK, encoded by the coding sequence TTGAAGCTTGTTGCGGATCTCCATATCTCCCCGAAGACCGTTCATGCTCTCCGAAAAAGCGGTTTTGCCATCTCAGGCGTTACGGACCATCTTCCTCCGACGTCAACCGACCGGCAGATCATCGAACTTGCAGAACGTCTTCAGGCCTCCATTGTAACGCAGGAGCTTGATTTCTCCCGGTTGATCGCCGAATCGGGGAAAACGTTCCCCAGCATTTTATCGTTACGCCTGGGAGATGTGTCTCATCGGCGCGTCACGGACGTTTTGATGCGACTGCTTCCAACCGTTGAGAAAGACCTGGAGGAAGGGGCGGACATTTCGGTGGATGAGGTCGGTGTGCGGATCCGAATGCTGCCCATCAAATAG